One Phragmites australis chromosome 23, lpPhrAust1.1, whole genome shotgun sequence DNA window includes the following coding sequences:
- the LOC133906695 gene encoding protein ELC-like, with amino-acid sequence MAMAAVGAGTVELVDAALAPYAHPDLRWLVRQHVFAVLHDFPSLSPSVDTYTSDRGESTVLLNARGLLAVSPALPPLLLTLWLPREYPFRPPLIYVFPTAPPASLVPDHPFVDHRTGRVRRTLPYLDDWRVPGSSLTGLVRSLVGALRMCHPLTSFGFVDVTTSKARPEDTTLVDVLAARLHRDRAAFRGLVDQDIHGMSSVQDSLRARANAMGRAVRELEDERMRLERAVTASLIHRDQLRSWLRQASHVTDAEAVLEPLAAAGDAPRWLESKASELAVDDAVDALGHALENGALSFQEYIRRVKILAREQFFHCYAASTALSNR; translated from the coding sequence atggcgatggcggcggtCGGTGCCGGCACGGTGGAGCTGGTGGACGCGGCCCTGGCCCCGTACGCGCACCCGGACCTCAGGTGGCTCGTCCGCCAGCACGTCTTCGCCGTGCTCCACGACTTCCCCTCCCTGTCGCCGTCCGTCGACACCTACACCAGCGACCGCGGCGAGTCCACCGTGCTGCTCAACGCGCGAGGGCTCCTCGCCGTCTCTCCCGCCCTGCCGCCGCTCCTCCTCACCCTATGGCTGCCCAGGGAGTACCCCTTCCGGCCGCCCCTCATCTACGTCTTCCCCACCGCGCCGCCGGCGTCCCTCGTCCCGGACCACCCCTTCGTCGATCATCGCACCGGCCGCGTCCGCCGCACGCTGCCGTACCTTGACGACTGGCGCGTTCCGGGCTCCAGTCTCACCGGCCTCGTGCGGAGCCTTGTCGGGGCCTTGAGGATGTGCCACCCGCTGACGTCCTTCGGCTTCGTCGACGTCACAACGTCCAAAGCGAGGCCGGAGGACACGACGCTGGTTGACGTGCTGGCCGCGAGGCTGCACAGGGACAGGGCCGCCTTCCGTGGCCTCGTCGACCAGGACATACATGGCATGTCCTCGGTGCAAGACAGCCTCCGCGCACGGGCCAACGCCATGGGCCGCGCCGTCCGCGAGCTCGAGGATGAGAGGATGCGACTGGAGCGCGCCGTGACGGCCAGCCTTATCCATCGCGACCAGCTGCGCAGCTGGTTGCGGCAGGCAAGCCACGTGACCGATGCCGAAGCCGTACTGGAACCACTGGCGGCAGCGGGAGACGCGCCGCGGTGGTTGGAGAGCAAGGCGTCGGAGCTCGCCGTGGACGACGCCGTGGACGCCCTTGGCCACGCTCTGGAGAATGGAGCGCTCAGCTTCCAGGAATACATCAGGCGCGTCAAGATCCTCGCGAGAGAGCAGTTCTTCCATTGCTATGCAGCATCCACCGCGTTGAGCAATCGATAG
- the LOC133906668 gene encoding probable carboxylesterase 16, with amino-acid sequence MPPVGVQLHSLLFKLLLRRRLSSLSASAFASSFGVSSRPADYRPSPPSNPSFSLASPDAVATKDLHPDPLSSLHLRLFLPNPHHHAAAGPPPPPPALRRNSFPQHHRDGDHVVPGQEQLSRRVSAIFHGVGVSPAPAAQAARDYGGYLPTPAARSARKLPVIVQFHGGAFVTGAADSAANDAFCRRVARLCDAIVVAVGYRLAPESRYPAAFEDGVAVLRWIAKQANLAVCGRTIAKGGSADSFGAAMVEPWLAAHADPSRCVLLGVSCGANIADYVARKAVEAGKLLEPVRVVAQVLMYPFFMGSAPTQSELKLANSYFYDKSTCLLAWKLFLAEGEFSLDHPAANPLVPGRGPPLKLMPPTLTVVAELDWMKDRAIAYSEELRKVNVDAPVLEYKDTVHEFATLDVLLKTPQAQACAEDIAIWVKKYISLRGHELSY; translated from the exons ATGCCCCCCGTCGGCGTCCAGCTCCACAGCCTCCTCTTcaagctcctcctccgccgccgcctctcctccctctccgcctCTGCCTTCGCCTCCTCGTTCGGCGTCTCCTCCCGCCCCGCCGACTACCGCCCCTCGCCGCCCTCCAACCCGTCCTTCTCCCTCGCGTCCCCCGACGCCGTCGCCACCAAGGACCTCCACCCGGACCCGCTCTcctccctccacctccgcctcttCCTCCCCAACCCCCAccaccacgccgccgccggccctcctcctcctcctcctgccctcCGTCGGAACTCCTTCCCCCAGCACCACCGTGACGGCGACCACGTCGTACCGGGCCAGGAGCAGCTCTCCCGCCGCGTCAGCGCCATCTTCCACGGCGTCGGCGTCTCGCCCGCGCCGGCCGCCCAGGCGGCGCGCGACTACGGAGGGTACCTCCCGACTCCCGCCGCGCGGTCCGCGAGGAAGCTGCCGGTGATCGTGCAGTTCCACGGGGGCGCCTTCGTGACCGGCGCCGCCGACAGCGCCGCCAACGACGCCTTCTGCCGCCGCGTCGCGCGCCTCTGCGACGCCATCGTGGTGGCCGTCGGGTACCGCCTCGCGCCCGAGAGCAGGTACCCCGCCGCCTTCGAGGATGGGGTCGCCGTGCTGCGATGGATCGCCAAGCAGGCTAACCTCGCCGTGTGTGGACGGACCATAGCCAAGGGGGGCAGCGCCGACTCGTTCGGTGCGGCGATGGTTGAACCGTGGCTCGCCGCGCACGCCGATCCGTCCAG GTGTGTTCTCCTTGGCGTCAGCTGTGGAGCAAATATTGCGGACTATGTGGCCCGGAAAGCTGTTGAGGCTGGGAAACTCCTAGAGCCCGTGAGAGTTGTTGCACAAGTTCTGATGTATCCGTTCTTCATGGGAAGTGCACCCACTCAATCAGAACTAAAGTTGGCAAACTCCTACTTTTATGACAAGTCAACGTGTTTACTGGCCTGGAAACTCTTCTTGGCTGAGGGTGAATTCAGCTTGGACCATCCAGCAGCAAACCCTCTCGTGCCTGGAAGAGGCCCTCCGTTGAAGCTTATGCCTCCAACCCTGACAGTCGTTGCAGAGCTAGACTGGATGAAGGATCGTGCGATTGCTTACTCGGAGGAGCTTCGCAAGGTAAATGTGGACGCCCCTGTTCTCGAGTACAAGGACACAGTCCATGAGTTTGCCACGCTAGACGTCCTGCTGAAAACGCCGCAGGCTCAGGCTTGCGCTGAAGATATAGCAATCTGGGTTAAGAAGTACATATCACTGCGCGGCCATGAATTATCTTATTGA